The following proteins are co-located in the Streptosporangium brasiliense genome:
- the pruA gene encoding L-glutamate gamma-semialdehyde dehydrogenase, producing the protein MDAISNVPTPANEPVLGYGPGSAERAALENRVKELAGAQLDLTMTIGGEQRMAGGASIDVVQPHNHASVLGRTADATADDVRAAIDAARKAAPAWRALSFDERAAIFLKAADLLAGPYRQTLNGATVLGQSKSAQQAEIDSACELIDFLRFNVAYARQLYSDQPVSSPGVWNRMEYRPLEGFVLAITPFNFTAIAGNLPSAPALMGNVVVWKPSPTQQFAAHFTMRLLEEAGLPPGVINMVTGNGAAVSEVATAHPDLAGIHFTGSTATFQHLWSTVGANIASYRSYPRLVGETGGKDFVLAHPSADPAVLTTALVRGAFEYQGQKCSAASRAYVPRSVWSLIRDDLVGISESLTVGDVAADMSTFMGAVIDGRAFAKHKAAIDRARGLDSINVLTGSYDDSTGYFVKPTILESADPTDEIFTREYFGPILGVHVYDDADFDAVLDQMESVSPYALTGSVIAQDRYAIASASERLRFAAGNFYVNDKPTGAVVGQQPFGGARASGTNDKAGSIFNLIRWVNARTIKETFVPPVDHRYPHMG; encoded by the coding sequence ATGGATGCCATCTCCAACGTTCCTACCCCCGCCAACGAGCCGGTGCTCGGCTACGGGCCGGGCAGCGCCGAGCGTGCGGCGCTCGAGAACCGCGTCAAGGAACTGGCCGGAGCCCAGCTCGACCTGACCATGACGATCGGCGGCGAGCAGCGGATGGCCGGCGGCGCCTCCATCGACGTGGTCCAGCCGCACAACCACGCCTCCGTGCTCGGCCGTACGGCTGACGCCACCGCCGACGACGTGCGCGCCGCGATCGACGCCGCGCGCAAGGCCGCGCCCGCCTGGCGCGCCCTGTCGTTCGACGAGCGCGCCGCGATCTTCCTCAAGGCCGCCGACCTGCTGGCCGGGCCGTACCGGCAGACGCTGAACGGCGCCACGGTCCTGGGCCAGTCGAAGTCGGCGCAGCAGGCCGAGATCGACTCCGCCTGTGAGCTGATCGACTTCCTGCGTTTCAACGTGGCCTACGCGCGCCAGCTCTACAGCGACCAGCCGGTGTCGTCCCCGGGCGTGTGGAACCGGATGGAGTACCGCCCGCTGGAGGGCTTCGTCCTGGCGATCACGCCGTTCAACTTCACCGCCATCGCCGGCAACCTGCCGTCGGCGCCGGCCCTGATGGGCAACGTCGTCGTCTGGAAGCCCTCCCCCACCCAGCAGTTCGCCGCGCACTTCACCATGCGCCTGCTGGAGGAGGCCGGGCTCCCGCCGGGCGTCATCAACATGGTGACCGGCAACGGCGCCGCCGTCTCCGAGGTCGCCACGGCCCACCCGGACCTGGCCGGCATCCACTTCACCGGATCCACCGCGACCTTCCAGCACCTGTGGTCCACGGTGGGCGCCAACATCGCCTCCTACCGGTCCTACCCGCGCCTGGTCGGCGAGACCGGCGGCAAGGACTTCGTGCTGGCCCACCCCTCGGCCGACCCGGCGGTGCTGACCACCGCGCTGGTCCGCGGCGCGTTCGAGTACCAGGGGCAGAAGTGCTCGGCGGCCTCCCGCGCCTACGTCCCGCGCTCGGTCTGGTCGCTGATCCGTGACGACCTCGTCGGCATCTCCGAGTCGCTGACCGTCGGCGACGTGGCCGCCGACATGTCGACCTTCATGGGCGCGGTCATCGACGGGCGGGCCTTCGCCAAGCACAAGGCCGCGATCGACCGGGCCCGCGGGCTCGACTCGATCAACGTGCTGACCGGCTCCTACGACGACTCCACCGGCTACTTCGTGAAGCCGACCATCCTGGAGTCGGCCGACCCGACCGACGAGATCTTCACCAGGGAGTACTTCGGTCCGATCCTCGGCGTGCACGTCTACGACGACGCCGACTTCGACGCGGTGCTCGACCAGATGGAGAGCGTCTCCCCGTACGCGCTGACCGGTTCGGTCATCGCCCAGGACCGCTACGCGATCGCCTCGGCGTCGGAGCGGCTGCGCTTCGCGGCGGGCAACTTCTACGTCAACGACAAGCCCACCGGCGCCGTCGTCGGCCAGCAGCCCTTCGGCGGCGCCCGCGCCTCGGGCACCAACGACAAGGCCGGCTCGATCTTCAACCTGATCCGCTGGGTCAACGCCCGCACGATCAAGGAGACGTTCGTCCCGCCGGTCGACCACCGCTACCCGCACATGGGCTGA
- a CDS encoding SigB/SigF/SigG family RNA polymerase sigma factor has product MSVQALELTDMTAEELLAEMVLPEVSEYRAERLRERIVEMHRPLAMEIARRYRYRGEPLEDLLQAAYVGLMKAINGFDPTLGHAFRGYAVVTMTGEVKRHFRDRTWAIRVPRVYQERRAELNRLVADLSQDLGRSPTIAELAAKMNISEEDVLLTLDASAAYSALSLDAPLGADDDAAALGDVIPDEDDALGVLVDREAVKPLIDKLPTREKNILLLRFFGNMTQAEIAAEFGISQMHVSRILRKVLDQLREELVAEC; this is encoded by the coding sequence ATGTCTGTTCAGGCCCTCGAACTCACCGACATGACCGCCGAGGAACTCCTCGCCGAGATGGTTCTGCCCGAGGTCTCCGAATACCGCGCCGAGCGTCTGCGCGAGCGGATCGTCGAGATGCACCGGCCACTCGCCATGGAGATCGCCCGCCGCTACCGCTACCGGGGCGAGCCCTTGGAGGACCTCCTCCAGGCCGCGTACGTCGGGTTGATGAAGGCCATCAACGGATTCGACCCCACCCTCGGCCACGCCTTCCGCGGCTACGCCGTGGTCACCATGACCGGTGAGGTCAAGCGCCACTTCCGTGACCGCACCTGGGCCATCCGGGTGCCCCGCGTCTACCAGGAGCGCAGGGCCGAGCTGAACCGGCTGGTCGCCGATCTCAGCCAGGACCTGGGCCGGTCGCCGACGATCGCCGAGCTCGCCGCGAAGATGAACATCTCCGAGGAGGACGTCCTGCTCACCCTCGACGCCTCGGCCGCCTACAGCGCCCTCTCGCTCGACGCGCCGCTCGGCGCAGACGACGACGCGGCCGCGCTGGGCGACGTCATCCCCGACGAGGACGACGCGCTGGGCGTCCTGGTGGACCGCGAGGCGGTCAAGCCGCTGATCGACAAGCTGCCGACGCGCGAGAAGAACATCCTCCTGCTGCGGTTCTTCGGCAACATGACCCAGGCGGAGATCGCCGCCGAGTTCGGGATCTCCCAGATGCACGTCTCCCGTATCCTGCGGAAGGTCCTGGACCAGCTCCGCGAGGAACTCGTCGCCGAATGCTGA
- a CDS encoding PucR family transcriptional regulator, which produces MLQETVDEIAARLGASATIEDRSFQLLAYAAQSGDIDVVRQESILRRRATEEVRSYFEGYGIAAARGPVRIPADAELGVLARVCVPLRHHEVTYGYLWLLDDGTLDGDALASVSGLVARVAAALAQEARSRQDLGRNLRELFSPDADERSWALSQLDVHGPVTAIAVRTSLERVAALWTLPRGVLSDPGLPVQGEPLVALLAPAAQAWQLAGRVQSMYGTAAGVGDARADPAQAWRSWREAVQALRVADRVPALAPVAAWSDLGVYRTLARLSQAELRELAGETAGLAVDPELARSVEGYLDRAGQVQAAAAALGVHRQTLYYRLGKAERLIGRDLADGEDRLLVHLSLKAARLL; this is translated from the coding sequence GTGTTGCAGGAGACAGTCGACGAGATCGCCGCCAGGCTCGGGGCTTCCGCCACGATTGAAGATCGTTCGTTCCAGCTCCTGGCCTATGCCGCGCAGAGCGGCGACATCGACGTGGTGCGCCAGGAGTCGATCCTGCGCCGCCGCGCGACGGAGGAGGTGCGGTCCTACTTCGAGGGATACGGCATCGCCGCCGCGCGCGGCCCGGTCCGCATCCCCGCCGACGCCGAGCTGGGCGTCCTGGCCCGCGTGTGCGTGCCGCTGCGCCACCACGAGGTCACCTACGGCTACCTGTGGCTGCTGGACGACGGCACCCTCGACGGTGACGCGCTCGCCTCGGTGTCGGGCCTGGTCGCCCGGGTCGCCGCGGCGCTCGCCCAGGAGGCCCGCAGCCGCCAGGACCTGGGCCGGAACCTGCGGGAGCTGTTCTCCCCCGACGCCGACGAGCGCTCCTGGGCGCTGTCCCAGCTCGACGTGCACGGCCCGGTGACCGCCATCGCCGTCCGCACCTCGCTGGAGCGGGTGGCCGCGCTCTGGACCCTCCCGCGCGGCGTGCTCTCCGACCCCGGCCTGCCCGTCCAGGGGGAGCCGCTGGTCGCGCTGCTCGCCCCGGCGGCCCAGGCCTGGCAGCTGGCCGGCCGGGTCCAGTCCATGTACGGCACGGCCGCCGGGGTCGGGGACGCCCGGGCCGACCCCGCGCAGGCCTGGCGGAGCTGGCGGGAGGCCGTGCAGGCGCTCAGGGTGGCCGACCGGGTGCCCGCCCTCGCCCCCGTCGCGGCCTGGTCCGACCTCGGCGTCTACCGGACGCTGGCCCGCCTGTCCCAGGCCGAGCTGCGCGAGCTGGCGGGGGAGACCGCCGGGCTGGCCGTGGACCCGGAGCTGGCCAGGAGCGTGGAGGGTTACCTCGACCGGGCGGGCCAGGTCCAGGCGGCCGCGGCGGCGCTCGGCGTGCACCGCCAGACGCTCTACTACCGGCTGGGCAAGGCCGAGCGGCTCATCGGCCGCGACCTGGCCGACGGCGAGGACCGGCTGCTGGTCCATCTCAGCCTCAAGGCGGCCCGCCTGCTCTAG
- a CDS encoding STAS domain-containing protein: protein MTVSENGERAAALTLTSALVSGVNVIRVTGLLDATTRDQFADYLAAEVAEHGPDMALDLGGVTFMDSRALGLIVHHWQLSTNSGGKFALIGVEYAKTKVMWITGLAQRLPLYDTVEDALAAFG from the coding sequence GTGACGGTGTCGGAGAACGGCGAGAGAGCGGCGGCCCTGACTCTGACGTCGGCGCTGGTCAGTGGGGTCAATGTGATCCGGGTGACGGGCCTGCTGGACGCGACGACCAGGGACCAGTTCGCCGACTACCTGGCGGCCGAGGTCGCCGAGCACGGCCCGGACATGGCGCTGGACCTGGGCGGGGTGACGTTCATGGACTCCCGCGCGCTCGGGCTCATCGTCCATCACTGGCAGCTCAGCACCAACTCCGGGGGGAAATTCGCCCTCATCGGCGTGGAATACGCCAAGACCAAGGTGATGTGGATCACCGGCCTGGCCCAGCGCCTGCCCCTCTACGACACGGTCGAGGACGCGCTCGCCGCGTTCGGTTAG
- a CDS encoding SpoIIE family protein phosphatase, giving the protein MTDAIGLQALEQALSALTTRVSSLRETRSAYPADPRSTLDAALAELDTARELLETSLRELRKAPKRSGERESGSQRELKLLRQVFRTFPVPVVVLDASGVVRRISAETSQMLGSPAGYLIGRSFPLFVDVSRRAAFRSHLTAVQQGGQTATFQTRLAHQGRAHTVQLALTRLTMPGEPQEMTAVVILPLEAQVAGAPRGPVDRSDASLVMAAARRQELLSAMTRLLLDEESLRQPVTVTRAARLLAAESADWVIADVVRDGVPRRACVLGPGDKPVTDLIRLIEGMTPLTAPAVAHVLTGGSGVVHEMLEDETLLGEVPGGPPLLRVMGAASALIVPIQGDGGALGALTLLRLRDREPFSLADLGLMEEIGVHLGLALRARRSFQTRSQAADALRTSVVPRSLPDIPGFEAAAIYHAGSSLVGAEFYDVFPVRDGWGFALGGAAGKGEEAASVSAMVRNGLRVLSVWESDPGEALRKLNHALTVQHSGMFVMAVAGFIRARRIKLASAGHHPAAILQSDGSVRFTAGGGVPLGIAAEAEMFSEELTLSSGQTLVFYSDGLVASQNEQGEPYGENRLADVLARCVAQSPATVVKAVEEDRHAFSGGRVWDEIVILALRAV; this is encoded by the coding sequence TTGACCGACGCCATTGGCCTTCAGGCCCTGGAGCAAGCGCTGAGCGCGCTGACGACCAGGGTCTCCTCCCTGCGCGAGACCAGGTCCGCCTACCCAGCCGATCCCCGGTCCACACTCGACGCCGCGCTGGCGGAGCTCGACACCGCCCGCGAGCTGCTGGAGACGTCCCTGCGCGAGCTGCGCAAGGCGCCCAAGCGGTCCGGTGAGCGGGAGAGCGGGTCGCAGCGGGAGCTAAAGCTGCTGCGGCAGGTGTTCCGCACCTTCCCCGTCCCCGTGGTGGTGCTGGACGCCTCGGGGGTGGTCCGGCGCATCAGCGCGGAGACCTCCCAGATGTTGGGCAGCCCGGCCGGCTATCTGATCGGGCGCTCCTTCCCGCTGTTCGTCGACGTCTCCCGGCGCGCGGCGTTCCGCTCGCACCTGACGGCGGTGCAGCAGGGAGGGCAGACCGCGACGTTCCAGACGCGGCTGGCCCACCAGGGCCGCGCGCACACGGTGCAGCTCGCCCTCACCCGGCTGACGATGCCGGGCGAGCCGCAGGAGATGACCGCCGTCGTGATCCTCCCGCTGGAGGCTCAGGTGGCCGGCGCCCCCAGGGGACCGGTCGACCGGTCGGACGCCTCCCTGGTCATGGCCGCCGCCCGCCGCCAGGAGCTGCTGTCCGCGATGACCCGTCTGCTGCTCGACGAGGAGAGCCTGCGCCAGCCGGTGACCGTCACCCGGGCCGCACGGCTGCTGGCGGCCGAGAGCGCCGACTGGGTGATCGCCGACGTGGTCCGCGACGGCGTGCCCCGGCGGGCCTGCGTGCTGGGCCCGGGCGACAAGCCGGTGACCGACTTGATCCGGCTGATCGAGGGGATGACCCCGCTGACCGCGCCGGCCGTCGCCCACGTGCTGACCGGCGGCTCGGGCGTGGTCCACGAGATGCTGGAGGACGAGACGCTGCTCGGCGAGGTGCCCGGCGGGCCGCCGCTGCTGCGGGTCATGGGCGCCGCCTCGGCGCTGATCGTGCCGATCCAGGGTGACGGCGGCGCGCTGGGCGCCCTCACCCTCCTACGGCTGCGCGACCGCGAGCCGTTCTCCCTGGCCGACCTGGGCCTGATGGAGGAGATCGGCGTCCACCTCGGACTCGCCCTGCGCGCCCGGCGCAGCTTCCAGACGCGGTCCCAGGCCGCCGACGCGCTGCGCACCAGCGTGGTGCCGCGGAGCCTGCCGGACATCCCCGGATTCGAGGCGGCGGCGATCTATCACGCGGGCTCCAGCCTGGTCGGGGCCGAGTTCTACGACGTCTTCCCCGTGCGGGACGGGTGGGGGTTCGCCCTGGGCGGCGCGGCGGGCAAGGGCGAGGAGGCCGCGTCGGTCAGCGCCATGGTCCGCAACGGGCTGCGCGTCCTCAGCGTCTGGGAGTCCGATCCGGGCGAGGCGCTGCGCAAGCTGAACCACGCGCTGACGGTGCAGCACAGCGGCATGTTCGTGATGGCGGTGGCGGGGTTCATCCGGGCGCGCAGGATCAAACTGGCCAGCGCGGGGCACCATCCCGCCGCGATCCTGCAGTCCGACGGCTCGGTGCGGTTCACCGCCGGCGGCGGCGTGCCGCTCGGCATCGCCGCCGAGGCCGAGATGTTCAGCGAGGAGCTCACGCTGTCCTCGGGCCAGACGCTGGTCTTCTACTCCGACGGGCTGGTCGCCTCGCAGAACGAGCAGGGCGAGCCGTACGGCGAGAACCGCCTGGCCGACGTGCTCGCGCGCTGCGTGGCGCAGTCCCCGGCCACGGTGGTCAAGGCCGTGGAGGAGGACCGGCACGCCTTCTCCGGCGGACGGGTGTGGGACGAGATCGTGATCCTCGCCCTGCGCGCCGTGTGA
- a CDS encoding GAF and ANTAR domain-containing protein has protein sequence MEMVTPVLARDLAALGRVSEETSSESVLRGLTTTLAGDVPGCAGGSAELWRAERLVVSASHSELIVLVDSEGELGQGPSAEARATGRHVIIQDVLRESRWPDYAGMAVRCGIRSVLALPITVERAVLVLGLYGVRPGVFAARSVPPLADMLAEQVGVALANMWDYDEVRTDAAQMQEALAGRAIIDQAKGIIMKSSGCSAEAAFDELRRISQHHQVKVADLARLLVDEHQRNRGGRAG, from the coding sequence ATGGAGATGGTCACTCCCGTTCTCGCCCGGGACCTCGCCGCGCTCGGCAGGGTCAGCGAGGAGACCTCGAGCGAGAGCGTGCTGCGCGGGCTCACCACCACCCTCGCCGGCGACGTGCCCGGCTGCGCGGGCGGTTCGGCCGAGCTGTGGCGTGCCGAGCGCCTGGTCGTCTCGGCCTCGCACAGCGAGCTCATCGTGCTCGTCGACAGCGAGGGTGAGCTGGGACAGGGGCCCTCCGCCGAGGCCCGAGCCACCGGCCGTCACGTGATCATCCAGGACGTGCTGCGCGAGTCGCGCTGGCCGGACTACGCCGGCATGGCGGTCCGCTGCGGGATCCGCTCGGTCCTGGCCCTGCCGATCACCGTCGAGCGCGCCGTCCTGGTCCTCGGCCTGTACGGCGTGCGTCCCGGCGTCTTCGCGGCCCGGAGCGTCCCCCCGCTGGCCGACATGCTCGCCGAGCAGGTGGGCGTGGCGCTGGCCAACATGTGGGACTACGACGAGGTCAGGACCGACGCCGCCCAGATGCAGGAGGCGCTGGCCGGCCGGGCGATCATCGACCAGGCCAAGGGCATCATCATGAAGTCCAGCGGCTGCTCGGCCGAGGCCGCCTTCGACGAACTGCGCAGGATCTCCCAGCACCACCAGGTGAAGGTAGCCGACCTGGCCCGGCTGCTGGTCGACGAGCACCAGCGGAACCGGGGCGGGCGAGCCGGCTGA
- a CDS encoding NUDIX domain-containing protein, with protein sequence MTVRNSHCSFCGEAFASGQAWPRTCSACRNTVYLNPLPVAVMVLPVDDSLLVVRRDIEPHRGGLALPGGFIDMGESWQQASVRELREETGVVVDADDVRLFDVLSAPDGTVLIFAVGPRIGSAALPPVASTAETTEWLLIDGPRELAFPLHTRIVAEYFVRKSL encoded by the coding sequence GTGACGGTCAGGAACTCGCACTGCTCCTTCTGTGGTGAGGCGTTCGCCTCCGGCCAGGCTTGGCCGCGGACCTGCTCCGCCTGCCGGAACACCGTCTACCTCAACCCGCTGCCGGTCGCGGTGATGGTGCTGCCGGTGGACGACAGCCTGCTCGTGGTCCGCCGTGACATCGAACCGCACCGCGGCGGGCTCGCCCTGCCCGGCGGCTTCATCGACATGGGCGAGTCCTGGCAGCAGGCGTCCGTCCGAGAGCTCCGGGAGGAGACGGGTGTCGTCGTCGACGCGGACGACGTCCGGCTGTTCGATGTGCTCAGCGCTCCCGACGGCACCGTGCTGATCTTCGCCGTGGGGCCGCGGATCGGCTCGGCAGCCCTCCCGCCGGTCGCGTCCACGGCCGAGACGACGGAGTGGTTGCTGATCGACGGGCCGCGGGAGCTGGCCTTCCCGCTGCACACCCGGATCGTGGCGGAATACTTCGTACGGAAATCCCTGTGA
- a CDS encoding proline dehydrogenase family protein, giving the protein MLGSLLLAGSRVPLVRRAVSGVPLTRKVVDRFVAGETTQDAVEAIRRLTGAGLAVTVDHLGEETRDAGAAAQTADAYIVLLDALRGLGLGDRAEVSVKLSAVGQALGGDGDKIALENARRICEAAHASGANVTFDMEDHTTVDSTLGILRAVREDYPSAGVALQAYLFRTEADCRDLSHEGSRVRLVKGAYAEPATVAHQNKVEVDKAYVRCLRILMAGKGYPMVGTHDDRLISITETLADRFGRSLGEYEYQMLYGIRTDKQQALAGAGHTMRVYIPYGDDWYGYFMRRLAERPANIAFFLRALGGK; this is encoded by the coding sequence ATGCTCGGTTCCCTTCTTCTCGCCGGTTCGCGGGTGCCGCTCGTCCGGCGCGCGGTGTCCGGCGTCCCGCTGACCCGCAAGGTCGTCGACCGCTTCGTCGCGGGCGAGACCACCCAGGACGCGGTCGAGGCCATCCGCCGGCTGACCGGCGCCGGTCTCGCCGTCACCGTCGACCACCTGGGCGAGGAGACCCGGGACGCCGGAGCCGCCGCCCAGACGGCGGACGCCTACATCGTGCTGCTCGACGCGCTGCGCGGGCTGGGGCTCGGCGACCGCGCCGAGGTCTCGGTGAAGCTCTCGGCGGTCGGCCAGGCGCTCGGCGGGGACGGCGACAAGATCGCTCTGGAGAACGCCCGCCGCATCTGCGAGGCCGCCCACGCCTCGGGGGCGAACGTGACCTTCGACATGGAGGACCACACCACGGTCGACTCCACGCTGGGCATCCTGCGGGCGGTGCGCGAGGACTACCCCTCCGCCGGCGTCGCCCTCCAGGCATACCTGTTCCGCACCGAGGCGGACTGCCGCGACCTGTCCCACGAGGGCTCGCGGGTCCGCCTGGTCAAGGGCGCCTACGCCGAACCCGCCACGGTGGCCCACCAGAACAAGGTCGAGGTCGACAAGGCCTACGTCCGCTGTCTGCGGATCCTCATGGCGGGGAAGGGTTACCCCATGGTGGGGACGCACGACGACCGGCTCATCTCGATCACCGAGACCCTGGCCGACCGTTTCGGCCGATCCCTGGGCGAGTACGAATACCAGATGCTCTACGGGATCCGCACCGACAAGCAGCAGGCCCTGGCCGGTGCCGGCCACACCATGCGCGTCTACATCCCCTACGGCGACGACTGGTACGGCTACTTCATGCGCCGCCTCGCCGAGCGCCCGGCCAACATCGCCTTCTTTCTTCGTGCCCTTGGAGGCAAGTGA
- a CDS encoding ATP-binding protein, translating into MNEDGVRPARFLASGARSRPVPAGAAVAEIAFCLPDLPDVRDFATVQAMRSGMSQESLADFLVAVNEVATNAVTHGHATAKAVLRMWTVGRTLVVEIHDEGQWSPDGPPGDTPPAPYATSGMGLWVARMISSDIKFETGAAGTFITMSFKV; encoded by the coding sequence GTGAACGAGGACGGTGTTCGTCCGGCTCGCTTCCTGGCGAGCGGCGCCCGTTCCCGGCCCGTCCCCGCCGGAGCCGCCGTGGCGGAGATCGCCTTCTGCCTCCCCGACCTGCCCGACGTGCGCGACTTCGCCACCGTCCAGGCCATGCGGAGCGGGATGTCGCAGGAGAGCCTGGCCGACTTCCTCGTGGCGGTCAACGAGGTCGCCACCAACGCCGTCACCCACGGCCATGCCACGGCCAAGGCCGTGCTGCGGATGTGGACCGTCGGCCGCACCCTCGTCGTGGAGATCCACGACGAGGGGCAGTGGTCCCCTGACGGGCCCCCGGGCGACACGCCGCCCGCGCCCTATGCCACCAGCGGCATGGGGCTCTGGGTGGCCCGGATGATCAGTTCCGACATCAAGTTCGAGACCGGGGCGGCCGGGACGTTCATCACGATGTCCTTCAAAGTCTGA
- a CDS encoding glycosyltransferase yields the protein MNIAFVSSDALSSSQSQSDIAAQRAHLLAVARELGREHKVTIYTRRHSDSDKPRVRVSQGVTLENLPAGPAEDLPEDSVLPYLPDLGDQLMRRWGQDRPDVIHAHSWTGGLAAIAGADGLGVPFTQSFSSEHTHDAKKVRVQRAIGRRASAVIAGCGDEESTLIRLGVPRRNISVIPCGVDVERFRRQGPAAARGTRPRLLHVGPLTKEKGVYTAIRALEGIPDAELLIAGGPEAAALPHDADAHRVMLLAKEVGVEDRVTLLGQVPHTSVPKLMRSADVVVSLPQETSTGVVALEAMACGVPVIASAVGAHLDSVVDGVTGLLVPADRPARTSRLIRELLADPTRRTALGFAGADRARSRYSWERISQELVQVYENALAARH from the coding sequence GTGAATATTGCATTCGTCTCCTCCGACGCGCTGTCCTCCTCCCAGAGCCAGTCCGACATCGCCGCGCAGCGTGCCCACCTCCTCGCCGTCGCCCGCGAGCTGGGCCGGGAGCACAAGGTCACGATCTACACCCGCCGGCACTCCGACTCCGACAAGCCGCGGGTGCGGGTGTCGCAGGGGGTCACGCTGGAGAACCTGCCCGCCGGGCCGGCGGAGGACCTTCCCGAGGACAGTGTCCTGCCCTACCTGCCCGACCTCGGCGACCAGCTCATGCGCCGCTGGGGGCAGGACCGCCCGGACGTCATCCACGCCCACTCCTGGACCGGCGGCCTGGCCGCCATCGCGGGAGCCGACGGTCTCGGCGTCCCGTTCACCCAGAGCTTCAGCAGCGAGCACACCCACGACGCCAAGAAGGTCCGGGTGCAGCGCGCGATCGGCCGCCGGGCCAGCGCGGTGATCGCCGGATGCGGGGACGAGGAGTCCACGCTGATCCGGCTGGGCGTGCCGCGCCGCAACATCTCGGTCATCCCCTGCGGCGTCGACGTCGAGCGGTTCCGGCGCCAGGGCCCGGCCGCGGCCCGCGGCACCCGGCCCCGCCTGCTCCACGTCGGGCCGCTGACCAAGGAAAAGGGCGTCTACACCGCCATCCGCGCGCTGGAGGGCATCCCCGACGCCGAACTGCTCATCGCCGGCGGACCGGAGGCCGCGGCGCTGCCGCACGACGCCGACGCGCACCGCGTCATGCTGCTGGCCAAGGAGGTCGGCGTGGAGGACCGGGTCACCCTGCTCGGGCAGGTCCCGCACACCTCGGTGCCCAAGCTGATGCGCAGCGCCGACGTGGTCGTCTCGCTGCCGCAGGAGACCTCGACCGGCGTCGTCGCGCTGGAGGCCATGGCGTGCGGCGTGCCGGTCATCGCCTCGGCGGTGGGCGCCCACCTCGACTCCGTCGTGGACGGGGTGACGGGCCTGCTGGTGCCGGCGGACCGTCCGGCCCGGACCTCGCGCCTCATCCGCGAGCTGCTCGCCGACCCCACCCGGCGCACCGCGCTCGGCTTCGCCGGCGCCGACCGCGCCCGCTCCCGCTACTCCTGGGAGCGGATCAGCCAGGAGCTCGTCCAGGTCTACGAGAACGCGCTCGCCGCGCGGCACTGA